The nucleotide window CTTTGAATAGATTTTGCTAATGGATTTGTATAAAATCTGGGTTCTTGTTGAAATCTGGGTTCATGTTGACATCTAAGTTCATGTTGGAATCTGGGTTCATATTGAATTGACGAAGTCAAAAGAAGCATATGTAATCTTAGTAAAGTTCAGAGAATCCAACCATGATTAACATGGGcatgagaggaaaaaaaaatctgaccGGATGTATAGCAGATGTTAAGCATAATTGCTTTAGAGGTCAGGGATTCATATGGATGTGTTCTTCAAGTTGTTGGCGTTATATACAGGTCGAGATTCCATATGAAtctgagagagatagagagaagatGAGAAATGCAGTCTGTttttcatacttttttttttgtcaaactcTATTTTTCATAGCTGTTATATTGCTGTTAGAAAGAGATAGAAAGAAAAAGGCTTAAACGAAGTTAGATTGCTGTTAGTAGTCTTAGGTGGCAAGAAACGTGTCAAAAATTGATTTGGAGACAGAAAATTGGGGACAGAAGATTTGAAGCCCCACATCTCAAATCTGTCTTGGAAAAAGATACCTATATTTTCTTTTCGCACGGTTCTATATATCAGATTAAGTGAATATATTCGTCTCCATTCAAAAGTATGGTCTAAATTTAAAATAGAAACAGCATGAAATGACAATAAGAGATATTTGAGTGGTTACCAtaactttgtttgtttgtttttttttttaggggccTTGactacttacccaatttcatctttaaaattgtccacttactccagtaAGAGATTATTGTGCCCACTTAtccatttaaaaataaaaagactattttagacaaattttaattataaaattaaaagcatgccgcacactctctctctctcctctttcacGCTAACAatagcctctctctctctctcctctgcttcCCTAGGCCGTCGTCGGAGGCCTGCATACCTGCCACCAGCGCTggttctccttctctttctccagATCATCTTGCCTCGCCTCTCCGCCTTCCTCGGAGACCTTATCTTCCGGCAATGGAGCAACTCGGGCCGGGTACGACACCGGGCTTATGGAAGGCCCGTCGTTCACGAACCAGGCATGTTCTTTAGTCTACGGCTAGGCTGAGTGTCTGGTGATGTGGGCACGGGCTGTGCTGCTCTGTTACTGTGGTGCCGAGCACGAGGCCGGACGGTACGATCTGGCTGTGTGTTGCAGGCTGCAGAAGGAAGACTGCGCTTGCAAGGCAAGGGTCTGGTGCTGTAGGGATCACCGGATCGGTGGTGGGATGGGCTGCTGGGCGCGGGTCTGCAGCGAGGTCTGTGTGGGCTGTGGGATGAGCGCTGGAGGCTGGTAGGGAGTAGCGCTGTTGCAGGCGTTGGACTGCTGGGGGATGCCATGTGCAGGTGGGTTGGGGTGGAGGCTCGTGTGGACTGGcggcaaaaggaaaaagttagAAATCTTTTTTGTTTAGGGTGgctgcaaagaaaaaaaaattctagggttttgttttctcctttttttttccccctcttTCTGGTAAAATGCGTAGGAGGCCTCCAATGGTTGTTGCGGTGGTTTGTTTCTCCAAAAAATTGGCCGATTTCAATATGGGATGTTGCTAGCAgtgattgttttgtttattatgatttggttgggcaataataagatcatTAGTAAGCAATAAAACGATTATTGGAAGATAagaataagattattggggggcagtaaacagattattggggggcaataaaatatatattagggcaataataagataatttatttggataaccatactaaaactttcaaaattataaacatcttcatttttcattaattattgatccctaataaacttgttattgggggcaataatatgattactggggattattggggggtaataaaattaGACGTCTGAATCCGGTCACctgtccggtagccggattcaggTCACCGGTCCCCGGATTCTGGTCCCCGGTCCCCGGATTCTGGTCCCCGGTCCCCGGATTCTGGTCCCCGGAgaccgcggccggccactggtcaccggagcaaagcaaggtggatgatgacttccctctctaagtgagaaagaaggagagggcaaaaaagtcccaaaaataaataaaaagaattaattcagtattagggaaataatcccttagagtgttttgagtaaatgggattaaaaaattgttggtggagcaagtgggtaatttttaagctgaaattgaataaatgatcatttcctctcttttttataATAAGAGATAAGTATATTAAAAAAGAGCCATAActtttttttggatatattgATAGCTAGACGTTAGAAGGAAGCAATTGTCCTGGGTCAATTACTATTGGCTTGCCCCAAGCTCGGTGGAAGCAACATTTTGGACTTTTTCCTGACTTGGGTCATGATATGACGTGGTGCCCGGGCAAAAGGAGGCCCGGTGAACTTGCCCTTAGAAGGAAGGAAATCTGCTGTCCTCAAAATCCCTATCCCAAACTTGTCCCACCAATAATAATTTGACACCTATTCACTAACCTAACACTCCACTAACACTGTTAActcatattaaaaaaataaatactaaataccataaaaaaaattgtattcttttttctttttttcttttttagagaaATTCAACATAAACAAAACTGACTCTCTTTAGATAAACGCTCTCTTCTTATCAACATCGTTTCTGTAACAACTTATTCTTCTCCCTGATCATGAACAATCTCATATGCAGATAAAAACTCAAGCAAAGAATACCAGCCAAGTTTGGATAACTGCCACTTCAAAAAGGAAAAACCTCGTCATCCTCAGGAGACTTTCACGGCCTCTGTCCACATAGGCTTCTGAAACggctcctcttcttcctcatcaatctcttcttcttcgtcttctaccAATTATTCGTCATCATCATACCTAGATCGTCCGGATCCTTACTCttatttgtatttgaatttgatcGGGTAGATGTGGTGGGGATACCCATGAATGATCAATAGAGGAGAAATTGTAGTGGCTCCAATAAAACCCAAATCAAGGACTGATATATTTCTGAATACCGAAGGAAGAGTATCCATCCAGAAGAAACAAAAGGACTGACCcagaagaaacaaagaaaggagATCTACAAAATTACCGGTCGTGGGTTTGATGGTGAGGAAACTATTGTTTGGATCGCCTAGATTTCCCATATTCCACCCCTAAGGCCTCAAGGCTGCGATCTGATCAACACGAACAGATGGGTAAACTAAGTtttattatttaagaaaataatttaaTAGGAGAAAAATGGTTGAAAAAATATAACTTAATGGTGTTAAAGTCCCTGTTAGTAAAAAAACAGGTGTCAAATTATTATTGGAGGGACAGATTTAGGATAGGGATTTTGGGGACAGTAGATGTCCTCCCACTGCAACCCCCGTCTTTTCGATTAGCTTATAAAGCCAAGCGTTTGCTGATCCTAGGAGCAACAAAATTTTGAGCTAGATCGAACTTGGTCTGTCATTAATAAATTTATGGCAGGTGTTAGACCtggctcctcctccttctcctctccCCTCAGTATGAGGAATTTCATCGGTTTGTCTCTACTTCTATGCCTAACTCTCTGCTCTTTGGACAAAGGCTTTGCCTTGGCAGAAGCAGATACCCACACAGTTGATCTCCGTTCTCTATTTCCAGCAACGACCTGCAGCCCCTCCACCAAAGGTTAAAAAACACACTCACACACACATACAAGATATGTTCCATTTCTCTCATCTTTCTATGAGAGTGATGTTTTTGGTCTTCTATAGTTTAGGTTTTATTAACTTGTTTGTTTTACTTGTTTGTTTTGGAGGTTTTGGTTAAGTCTCCCTCCGTTGTCATTCACATTTTTTTGGCTTAATAAATTGGAGTGCTAGAGAGGTTGCCCCTATCATTCATTGcatcaaataaatatatatatatatatatattagagataatcaatttagctgaaattttgcagagatgatctatacattagtacctataaactgaacggtcgaaatgtggatatgagaccgaaaagtgaccataaattCTAACcacgcactttaatttcagagtgagacctcgctctggataaatattatatatatatatatatatatatatatattttttttttctatgctAAGGACCtctttagattttaaaatctaaggatttTCTTTAATAGACttacttttcgatcgcatatccatatctcaaccgttcagtttttaggtcccaacgtatagatcacttctgcaaattttcacccaaattgatgattgttaaggcattcaaaactgtgatTTAAAATTATGAACACAAACGGTGAATAGACTTACTTTTCTATcgtatatccacatctcgaccgttcagtttttagatcctaatatatagatcacttgtgcaaattttcacccaaattgattatcgttcaggcattcaaaactgtgatTTAAAATTATGAACAcaaacggttcaggttggacagattcggttcgttcattgatttaatccaattcgataccttaatgattatcaatttggctgaaaatttacagaagtgatACATaataagacctaaaaactgaacagtcaagATATGAATATGCAATTGAAAAGTGATTCTATTCAAGGAAATCCTTAGATATCCTTAGCATGGAAagactgtatatatatacacacacacacacacacgataTGTTATATAATGGCTACGTGCAATTCTAGATATGTGTTGACTAGTTAACGTTAATTATTTGATTTCATCAGGTAATAAGAGGAAGGCATCTCTTGAAGTGGTACACAAGCATGGGCCATGCTCTCATCTCGCTCAACACAAAGCAACTGCTACGAATCACACTCAAATTCTAGAGCAAGACCAAGTGCGAGTGAACTCAATCAACTCCCAAATTTTCAAGAAATTGAACGGCAACGAGGATCTAAGCCAATCGAAGGCCACCACCCTCCCGGCCCGGTGGGCTACCAGCCAAGGTGCAAGCAACTACGTGGTGACGGTAGGATTGGGCACACCTAACAAACCACTTTCGCTTGTATTTGACACCGGAAGCTATCTCACTTGGACTCAATGCCAACCTTGTGCTGGCTCTTGCTACCCACAAAAGGAGCCCATTTTCGATCCCTCAGCCTCCACCTCATATACCAACATTTCCTGTAATAGCACAGACTGCATCCAACTCAGGACAACTACAAGTAAATACCTAGAACCATGATTTGAAATCTATATTAAGAAAATCCATCATATATAACGGGTATTATCTGATATGCATGCAGAATTCAACAGATGCGTAGCAGACACATGCTTATACGCCTTGGAGTATGGAGACTCATCCTACACCATTGGATTATTCGCCACAGACAAGCTGACCTTAACTCCAAACGACGTGTTCGATGGGTTCTTCTTTGGCTGCGGCCAAAAAAACGAAGGCTTCATCAATGGCACGGCCGGTATACTTGGTCTCTCCCGCAACAAGTTCTCCATCATTGAACAAACCATACAAAAGTACAACCGCTTCTTCTCCTACTGTCTGCCACCAACCGCAAGCTCTACTGGATACCTCAGCTTCGGCGCACCTGATGGAGCTTCCAATGCTGCTGTAAAATACACACGGCTCACTACTTTATCCTTGAGCTCGGATTTTTACGGCATAGACGTGGCTGGCATCAATGTGAACGGAAAAAAGCTCTCAATTCCTGCTTCAGTGTTTTCATCCCCGGGGACGATCATCGACTCCGGGACCGTCATCTCGCGGCTGCCGTCCACAGCGTATACCGCTTTGCGGGATGCATTTCGGGCAGCGATGACAAGCTATCCATTAGTTCCGGGACCGGATGAGTTCCTAGATACATGCTATGACCTTAGTAGCTATCCAACAGTGACGTATCCGAAAATAGAGTTTGTGTTCGGCGACGGGGTTACGTTGGAATTGGACGCAACCGGAATTGTCTACTTTCTCAACGGTTTGAAGCAGGTTTGCTTGGCTTTTGCCGAGAATGATGATGCTAATGACATTGCGATTTTCGGGAATACTCAGCAGAAGAATATGGAGGTGCTATATGATGTTGCTGGAGGGAGAGTCGGATTTGCTCCCGGTGGTTGCTGATGAATGTTCCAAAGTCATATTATtgcatgcaattttttttttctatgcaAAAAGACTATAAATTATGATTGAAAGTCTCTAGAGCAACCATAGTTTACATTATCAAATAATAAGGCACTAGATACTTCTTTAGGAACCATATTGGTCCAAGAGGCGCcatcattaaaattatgacctaaGTTGGCTATAACATCAACTACAAAGTTTGCCTCTCTAAAAATATATTGCATGCAATTATTATACTGAACTATTGTTTTGTGATTTGGCAATATTGTAGTATTGAACAATACCTTATATGTATGCTCTTTGCGGCTTTGTTTTACAAACATTCTGAAAAATCCAATGCTCTTATTTTGCAAACCATTATCGTCATTTAATAGCTCACAATATATGTTCAGCTAAAACGCtataatttttagttttttaccaTTTATGATGGTAAAGAACTTTATCACTTATCatctaggattttttttttcttgagagaATTGCCAACTCATTACTCATTGCATTGATAAGCGAAATTACACATAACGACCCACCCCTATAGGGCTGTCAAATAAGTCACCACCTAAGTAACTCAACATTTTTAAAGATCATGAAGATCAGCCAAAATTTACCCTAAAATGTCCTAGAAAATAAAGAGGCCAAGACATTCTGGGTATTTTTGGTGACAAATCTCAGAGAGAATTTACAAATTCCTCCCACAAAACTGGAggaatctgtcacgcccctgattttacacacaagaaaatcgatatatataatcccataattatacatgcgtgaacgttcagtcatcaatacaaaatacctggaatcttttccttttaaccaagtacatactgatgccctgaaccctcaaagttaatatacactcgctccatagagttatatattacaatgcttacgaaataatttgtcaacaacaaaataaaacgtaaatgcagctcagagtaactatacaacggaagtccttatcaacggtaaagtcacaaagatggcttcctaccgtaaagctgcaaaagcgccacctcagcttcagccacgatttccctgacctgcaggattaacccctacaccattccattgaatagtgcaccgggttgccacacaacaaacccggtaagcttatgaagctcgtatgagtaactcaaaaccaattacacaaatttcacaaaagcctcctgctcataacctcaatcctagcattcaattacacaaatttcggtcaaacaagacttcctcaagcaatgtttcaCGCCACGCAAACTCACTACCGCGAATTCCAAAATCACTCTCATTTCCCATTCCCCCCtctaggagcttttgtcatcaacatgacatcaaaggtgaaaatcaaagaatcaccttcctatcctcaacacagagtacaattcgtcaccactatgctcttaagataaatcaaaccatcaatcaatacaatcaagaagaaacaaggcaatcacatatcaaacaaGCAAAACgaatcatagtaacccctgcatataatttagttcaggaggtcacattaagtcaagcaattcaagacaaagtagtcatcgaagtcccacactctgacgtctgtaggtagccccaaccatcacagcaatCCTCTCgatttttgttaacttaataacaactcagctccgctaccgagcaatcatcacactgatcatcacctaaatttcaaggatcatcacatagattcacacagatatcgccaatcatcgcacagatagcgatcatcacatagatttcgctggtcatcacatagatagcgatcatcacatagatttcgctggtcatcacatagatagcgatcatcacatagatatttcTATACAAGCTTGACATAacaatcatcacagagattcaccacgaagtcactaatacatgaatatatatgtgtatatatatatatcccataatatatatatatatagacacacatagtcatccaattagaaatgtcactaataccaactatagtcgtagttaacctaataactccaagacaatagggtaatcatgttcataacaaatatcgatcatattcataacaaatatcgatcatgctcataacaaatatcgatcctgctcataacacatatcgatcctactcataacaaatatcgatcctactcataacaaatatcgatcctgctcataacaaatatcaatcctactcataacaaatatcgatcatgctcataacaaatatcaatcctactcataacacatatcgtgagatttactcaccaaacgataaaggtattccattcattaatgaaccttgtgagattactcatctcgagactcccgctgcgtcttcaattcaggacaaggcagtcaatccacaaaatagccgtccaaggagttctacgtcacgtacctaaggaattacagctctcattcaattaacgaatcacaagggataacgttcgaaaccctaaatcgaaccaaaattcccaaggtgactccaaatgaggcgaaaccacatccgagacctcccaaagtccccggaatgtgtccacgatcgatgtgaccaaaccacaagtcgatcggacgctcgaatcctcacagatcgaataaatcgatcggtatgaaactgcaaaaatcataacaattccatacgaactccaaaatttgcatattatatatcgaaacgctcgtatcaacgagtagaacatatataataccaaaaatagttccttaagtggccggaacatcgccggaacgccaccacagacggtggtgcaccgccgccagccaaaaactcattatttcacaaaactcccaacatcaaagttcttcatctaagcatgcttgtgaattctcataactagctcgaagtcagaaaacaagcataaggggtcgaaaactacctcacaagccgtgaacagtgatccacaCTGAGTTGAACAAgatttcacgtgaatcgatccaaacaaccaacaaggatcgatcaacgaggctgctctgagctcaaccaagaagacttaaagcctcgccgacgtcggaacaaggaattccgaccgggtccgaaatccacaaactgaacagccttgcagcgccgctgtggaggagaatcggcgctagaggacaccagagggacgaccaaacggaggagacgatcctatctggaaagtttcgtcgccggaga belongs to Rosa chinensis cultivar Old Blush chromosome 4, RchiOBHm-V2, whole genome shotgun sequence and includes:
- the LOC112198526 gene encoding aspartyl protease family protein At5g10770 — translated: MAGVRPGSSSFSSPLSMRNFIGLSLLLCLTLCSLDKGFALAEADTHTVDLRSLFPATTCSPSTKGNKRKASLEVVHKHGPCSHLAQHKATATNHTQILEQDQVRVNSINSQIFKKLNGNEDLSQSKATTLPARWATSQGASNYVVTVGLGTPNKPLSLVFDTGSYLTWTQCQPCAGSCYPQKEPIFDPSASTSYTNISCNSTDCIQLRTTTKFNRCVADTCLYALEYGDSSYTIGLFATDKLTLTPNDVFDGFFFGCGQKNEGFINGTAGILGLSRNKFSIIEQTIQKYNRFFSYCLPPTASSTGYLSFGAPDGASNAAVKYTRLTTLSLSSDFYGIDVAGINVNGKKLSIPASVFSSPGTIIDSGTVISRLPSTAYTALRDAFRAAMTSYPLVPGPDEFLDTCYDLSSYPTVTYPKIEFVFGDGVTLELDATGIVYFLNGLKQVCLAFAENDDANDIAIFGNTQQKNMEVLYDVAGGRVGFAPGGC